One Brassica napus cultivar Da-Ae chromosome C4, Da-Ae, whole genome shotgun sequence genomic region harbors:
- the LOC106381388 gene encoding protein IQ-DOMAIN 9, whose translation MGSGNFFKAIIGSKKGKQTKGLSTAVKSKASKKKGTHASSLVVRSEDWAATRIQSAFRAYKARKMLRRLKGIARAKELTEKHPVKKQAAVTLKYLHSWSKIQSQIKARRVGMVMESRLMHKRLENQQKLEAKLHDIEVEWNGGAETKDEILGRIHQREEATIKRERALAYAFAHQWKAEGKTQWLGGYELGNTNWGWSWKERWIAVRPWEVRHSLTPKKPRSLKTVCCKSETKSNSPAKRVTSVSAKAPASGAAVKPRRLSFPGA comes from the exons ATGGGTTCTGGGAACTTTTTCAAGGCAATAATTGGTTCAAAGAAAGGGAAACAAACAAAG GGACTTTCTACTGCTGTGAAATCAAAAGCTTCCAAGAAGAAGGGTACTCATGCTTCATCACTAGTTGTCCGTAGCGAGGATTGGGCTGCAACTAGAATCCAGTCTGCGTTTAGAGCCTATAAG GCTAGAAAAATGTTAAGGCGTCTAAAAGGGATTGCAAGAGCAAAGGAGTTAACTGAAAAGCATCCAGTGAAGAAGCAAGCGGCGGTTACACTGAAGTATCTTCACTCGTGGAGTAAGATACAGTCTCAGATAAAGGCTCGCCGAGTTGGCATGGTCATGGAAAGTCGACTGATGCATAAAAGATTAGAGAATCAGCAGAAGCTTGAGGCTAAGCTTCACGATATTGAG GTTGAATGGAATGGTGGGGCAGAGACAAAAGATGAGATCTTAGGGAGGATACATCAAAGGGAAGAAGCAACGATAAAGCGGGAAAGAGCCTTAGCTTATGCCTTCGCTCATcag TGGAAAGCAGAGGGTAAGACTCAGTGGCTAGGGGGTTATGAGCTGGGGAATACTAATTGGGGTTGGAGCTGGAAAGAGCGTTGGATTGCTGTTCGTCCTTGGGAAGTTAGACATTCTTTGACTCCTAAGAAACCAAGGAGTTTAAAGACAGTTTGTTGCAAGAGTGAAACTAAGTCAAACTCACCAGCAAAGAGAGTAACATCAGTCTCAGCCAAAGCTCCGGCTTCTGGAGCCGCCGTGAAACCACGGAGGTTGTCATTTCCAGGCGCCTGA
- the LOC106381386 gene encoding nudix hydrolase 22, chloroplastic-like isoform X1, translating into MESAAAKSISTASSRLLALAQQLRLYKAEESTGKLISRVGFQESTSPAKKAAVLICLFEGDDGDLRVILTKRSSGLSTHSGEVSLPGGKAEEGDKDDDGVTATREAEEEIGLHPSLVDVVAFLEPFLSQHFLIVVPVVGILWDRKAFNPTPNPAEVEAVFDAPLEMFLKDENRRSEEIEWNGKRHLLHFFDYSTEDKDYVIWGLTARILIRVASLVYQRPPAFVERIPDFKYPRMVVNAEQAY; encoded by the exons ATGGAGTCCGCAGCCGCGAAAAGTATCTCAACTGCATCATCCAGACTCCTCGCCTTGGCGCAGCAGCTTCGTCTATACAAGGCAGAAGAGAGCACCGGGAAACTGATCTCCCGCGTTGGGTTTCAAGAATCTACGTCTCCGGCGAAGAAAGCGGCTGTCTTGATCTGTCTCTTCGAAGGAGACGACGGCGATTTGCGTGTCATCCTCACTAAGAGGTCTTCCGGATTGTCTACTCACTCAG GAGAAGTTTCTTTGCCGGGTGGTAAAGCAGAAGAGGGTGATAAGGATGATGATGGTGTTACTGCCACCAGAGAGGCAGAGGAAGAGATTGGATTGCACCCTTCGCTTGTTGATGTTGTTGCTTTCCTCGAACCTTTTCTCTCTCAG CATTTTCTTATAGTAGTTCCTGTAGTGGGAATATTATGGGACAGAAAAGCATTCAATCCAACGCCAAATCCTGCTGAAGTGGAAGCTGTGTTTGATGCACCACTTGAAATGTTTCTGAAG GATGAGAACCGCAGATCCGAGGAGATTGAGTGGAACGGGAAAAGGCATTTGCTTCACTTCTTTGATTACAGTACAGAAGATAAGGATTACGTTATATGGGGTTTAACTGCTAGAATCTTGATAAGAGTTGCATCTCTGGTATATCAACGACCACCTGCTTTCGTTGAACGGATACCTGACTTTAAGTACCCCAGAATGGTAG TGAATGCAGAACAAGCTTACTAG
- the LOC106381386 gene encoding nudix hydrolase 22, chloroplastic-like isoform X2: MESAAAKSISTASSRLLALAQQLRLYKAEESTGKLISRVGFQESTSPAKKAAVLICLFEGDDGDLRVILTKRSSGLSTHSGEVSLPGGKAEEGDKDDDGVTATREAEEEIGLHPSLVDVVAFLEPFLSQHFLIVVPVVGILWDRKAFNPTPNPAEVEAVFDAPLEMFLKDENRRSEEIEWNGKRHLLHFFDYSTEDKDYVIWGLTARILIRVASLVYQRPPAFVERIPDFKYPRM; this comes from the exons ATGGAGTCCGCAGCCGCGAAAAGTATCTCAACTGCATCATCCAGACTCCTCGCCTTGGCGCAGCAGCTTCGTCTATACAAGGCAGAAGAGAGCACCGGGAAACTGATCTCCCGCGTTGGGTTTCAAGAATCTACGTCTCCGGCGAAGAAAGCGGCTGTCTTGATCTGTCTCTTCGAAGGAGACGACGGCGATTTGCGTGTCATCCTCACTAAGAGGTCTTCCGGATTGTCTACTCACTCAG GAGAAGTTTCTTTGCCGGGTGGTAAAGCAGAAGAGGGTGATAAGGATGATGATGGTGTTACTGCCACCAGAGAGGCAGAGGAAGAGATTGGATTGCACCCTTCGCTTGTTGATGTTGTTGCTTTCCTCGAACCTTTTCTCTCTCAG CATTTTCTTATAGTAGTTCCTGTAGTGGGAATATTATGGGACAGAAAAGCATTCAATCCAACGCCAAATCCTGCTGAAGTGGAAGCTGTGTTTGATGCACCACTTGAAATGTTTCTGAAG GATGAGAACCGCAGATCCGAGGAGATTGAGTGGAACGGGAAAAGGCATTTGCTTCACTTCTTTGATTACAGTACAGAAGATAAGGATTACGTTATATGGGGTTTAACTGCTAGAATCTTGATAAGAGTTGCATCTCTGGTATATCAACGACCACCTGCTTTCGTTGAACGGATACCTGACTTTAAGTACCCCAGAATG TGA
- the LOC106379486 gene encoding WUSCHEL-related homeobox 9 isoform X1, with the protein MASSNRHWPSMFKSKPHQHQWQHDMNSPLLPSPASHRSSPFTGCEVERSPEPKPRWNPKPEQIRILEAIFNSGLVNPPREEIRRIRAQLQEYGQVGDANVFYWFQNRKSRSKHKLRLLHNHSKHSLPPPQPQPQPQPLSSASSSSSSSSSSSKSTKLPKTKNKKNNNNTNLSLGGGSQMMGVFPPEASFLFPASTDGGFEGIPVSSQLGFFPGDMVEQPKPAPPTVGPCTGILLSEIMNSSVGYGIHNHQQLSEKEDEEMRMKMLQQPQICYAATSDQISSYNNNNNNIMLHVPPTASTTTTSNPLAIVPSTLDQLQVQAAGARIRVFINEMEFEVSPGQFNVRDAFGEEVVLINSAGQPIVTDEYGVAIHPLQHGASYYLI; encoded by the exons ATGGCTTCCTCGAATAGACACTGGCCAAGCATGTTCAAGTCCAAACCTCATCAACATCAATGGCAACACGACATGAACTCTCCTCTCTTGCCTTCTCCTGCTTCCCACCGCTCCTCTCCCTTCACAG gGTGTGAGGTGGAAAGGAGTCCAGAGCCAAAACCAAGATGGAATCCAAAGCCAGAGCAGATTCGGATACTTGAAGCAATCTTTAACTCAGGGCTGGTGAATCCACCGAGAGAGGAGATCAGAAGGATTAGGGCTCAGCTTCAAGAGTACGGCCAAGTCGGTGACGCTAACGTTTTCTATTGGTTCCAAAACCGCAAGTCCCGTAGCAAACACAAACTCCGCCTCCTCCATAACCACTCCAAACACTCCCTCCCTCCACCACAACCACAACCACAGCCTCAGCCTCTTTCCTCAgcttcctcttcatcttcttcctcctcctcatcctCCAAATCCACCAAACTACCCAAAaccaagaacaagaagaacaacaacaacactaatCTCTCTTTGGGTGGTGGTAGTCAAATGATGGGGGTGTTTCCACCGGAAGCTTCCTTTCTTTTCCCGGCTTCCACCGACGGAGGGTTTGAAGGTATCCCCGTCTCATCTCAATTAGGGTTTTTCCCCGGTGACATGGTCGAGCAACCTAAACCGGCTCCTCCAACGGTGGGGCCATGTACCGGAATCCTCCTGAGCGAGATCATGAACAGTAGTGTGGGTTATGGAATTCATAACCATCAACAATTGAGtgagaaagaagatgaagaaatgaGGATGAAGATGTTGCAACAGCCTCAGATTTGTTACGCTGCTACTAGTGATCAAATCAGTtcttacaacaacaacaacaataacatcATGCTTCATGTTCCTCCCACTGCTAGTACTACTACAACTTCAAATCCTCTTGCTATCGTCCCATCAACTTTGGACCAGCTTCAAGTTCAAG CAGCGGGTGCGAGGATAAGGGTGTTCATCAATGAAATGGAGTTTGAAGTGAGCCCGGGACAGTTTAATGTACGAGATGCATTCGGGGAAGAGGTTGTTCTTATTAATTCCGCGGGTCAGCCCATTGTCACTGATGAATATGGCGTCGCTATTCATCCTCTTCAACATGGAGCCTCCTACTATCTG ATCTAG
- the LOC106379486 gene encoding WUSCHEL-related homeobox 9 isoform X2 has product MASSNRHWPSMFKSKPHQHQWQHDMNSPLLPSPASHRSSPFTGCEVERSPEPKPRWNPKPEQIRILEAIFNSGLVNPPREEIRRIRAQLQEYGQVGDANVFYWFQNRKSRSKHKLRLLHNHSKHSLPPPQPQPQPQPLSSASSSSSSSSSSSKSTKLPKTKNKKNNNNTNLSLGGGSQMMGVFPPEASFLFPASTDGGFEGIPVSSQLGFFPGDMVEQPKPAPPTVGPCTGILLSEIMNSSVGYGIHNHQQLSEKEDEEMRMKMLQQPQICYAATSDQISSYNNNNNNIMLHVPPTASTTTTSNPLAIVPSTLDQLQVQAGARIRVFINEMEFEVSPGQFNVRDAFGEEVVLINSAGQPIVTDEYGVAIHPLQHGASYYLI; this is encoded by the exons ATGGCTTCCTCGAATAGACACTGGCCAAGCATGTTCAAGTCCAAACCTCATCAACATCAATGGCAACACGACATGAACTCTCCTCTCTTGCCTTCTCCTGCTTCCCACCGCTCCTCTCCCTTCACAG gGTGTGAGGTGGAAAGGAGTCCAGAGCCAAAACCAAGATGGAATCCAAAGCCAGAGCAGATTCGGATACTTGAAGCAATCTTTAACTCAGGGCTGGTGAATCCACCGAGAGAGGAGATCAGAAGGATTAGGGCTCAGCTTCAAGAGTACGGCCAAGTCGGTGACGCTAACGTTTTCTATTGGTTCCAAAACCGCAAGTCCCGTAGCAAACACAAACTCCGCCTCCTCCATAACCACTCCAAACACTCCCTCCCTCCACCACAACCACAACCACAGCCTCAGCCTCTTTCCTCAgcttcctcttcatcttcttcctcctcctcatcctCCAAATCCACCAAACTACCCAAAaccaagaacaagaagaacaacaacaacactaatCTCTCTTTGGGTGGTGGTAGTCAAATGATGGGGGTGTTTCCACCGGAAGCTTCCTTTCTTTTCCCGGCTTCCACCGACGGAGGGTTTGAAGGTATCCCCGTCTCATCTCAATTAGGGTTTTTCCCCGGTGACATGGTCGAGCAACCTAAACCGGCTCCTCCAACGGTGGGGCCATGTACCGGAATCCTCCTGAGCGAGATCATGAACAGTAGTGTGGGTTATGGAATTCATAACCATCAACAATTGAGtgagaaagaagatgaagaaatgaGGATGAAGATGTTGCAACAGCCTCAGATTTGTTACGCTGCTACTAGTGATCAAATCAGTtcttacaacaacaacaacaataacatcATGCTTCATGTTCCTCCCACTGCTAGTACTACTACAACTTCAAATCCTCTTGCTATCGTCCCATCAACTTTGGACCAGCTTCAAGTTCAAG CGGGTGCGAGGATAAGGGTGTTCATCAATGAAATGGAGTTTGAAGTGAGCCCGGGACAGTTTAATGTACGAGATGCATTCGGGGAAGAGGTTGTTCTTATTAATTCCGCGGGTCAGCCCATTGTCACTGATGAATATGGCGTCGCTATTCATCCTCTTCAACATGGAGCCTCCTACTATCTG ATCTAG